One genomic window of Haliotis asinina isolate JCU_RB_2024 chromosome 4, JCU_Hal_asi_v2, whole genome shotgun sequence includes the following:
- the LOC137282114 gene encoding myosin regulatory light chain, smooth muscle-like: MAPQNVLSMFRQSQVQEFKEAFALIDVNRDGVIEIDDLKSIYGNLGKVPADSELKEMLKEAPGPLNFTTFLNLFGEKMGGTDGEETIRSAFAMFDEEGKGVLPEEYIKDLLENMGDNFTKEEIKQTWKEAPISKGMFNYVAFTAKVKGKQDDEEMAKA; the protein is encoded by the coding sequence ATGGCTCCCCAGAACGTGTTGTCCATGTTCCGTCAGTCTCAGGTGCAGGAGTTCAAGGAAGCCTTCGCCCTCATCGACGTCAACAGGGACGGCGTCATCGAAATAGACGATCTGAAGAGCATCTATGGTAACCTGGGCAAAGTGCCTGCCGACTCCGAACTGAAGGAGATGCTGAAGGAGGCTCCGGGTCCCCTCAACTTCACCACCTTCCTCAACCTGTTCGGGGAAAAGATGGGAGGGACGGACGGCGAAGAGACCATCCGAAGTGCCTTCGCTATGTTTGACGAGGAAGGAAAGGGCGTACTACCCGAGGAATACATCAAGGATCTCTTGGAGAACATGGGAGACAACTTCACGAAGGAGGAGATCAAACAGACGTGGAAGGAGGCCCCTATTTCCAAAGGCATGTTCAACTACGTGGCCTTCACTGCCAAGGTCAAAGGGAAACAGGATGACGAGGAAATGGCCAAGGCTTAA